AATCCGCTGCCCGGCCCCGATTCTTCGCGCGAAAGCAATAACCGGCTGACGCAGATGACGCAGTTCGCTCGCCAGCTCGCCAGCCAGCCGGCAGTGATCGACGCCGCCGCGCTCCAGCGGCTTGACGACGTAGGGCTGACCGCGCCCGATATCGTCGCTATCTGCCAGATTATCGGCTTTGTCAGCTGTCAGGCGCGTGTGGCGGCAGGGGTACAGGCGCTGCTCGGCCTGCCGGTACGCTGGCTGCCGGGGCTGAATGAGATGATTGATGCACAAGCGCAGCGTTTCGCCGCTCAGCGCGCCTGGCGGCCGCGACTGGCGCCGCTGGAGCGGCGCTATGCCAGCGCGCAACAGCTGGCGGCGATTGACGTGGCGCAGAAACAGTGCGCGCTGAAAGAGATGATCTGGCTGCTTGCCTGGGATGAACAGGCGCTGGACGCCTGGTGTGGCTGGCAGATGACATTGCCGCCTGCCAGCGAGACGGAGCGGCTGGCGCAGGCGGTGGCGGCGCGCATTAACGGCAGCGCTCCCTGCCTTGAGGGCTATCACGGCCCGTACGCGGACGCTTTACGTCAGGGGATCGATGCCGCGCTGGACGCCAGCCGCCGCGATCCGCTGGCGCAGGCGCTGATTCAGTTCGCCGCTCAGCTGACGCGCGCGCCGGATCGCCTTAGCGCCGCACATTTGCAGCCGCTGCTGGCGCAGGGCGTATCGCAACAGCAGCTGTTCGCGCTGGTGCTGCACGTGGCGCTGGCGGGATGGAATAACCGGCTAGTGCAGGCGCTGGGCGAGCATTAAGCCTCGCTGAGGATGCGCCGCACCTCATCAAAGAAATGCTGCGACAGCGGCGTGGCGCGTCCCGGTTCCGCAATCACCACCGCCGCGTGACGCGCCATCGGCGCGATCGCCAGCGGACGGCGATGTAGCGCCGGGTTCATCTCAGGCAGCAGGTGCCCTACCGGCGCAATCAGGCAACCGAGGCCCACCTGCACGCCCTGGAGTAGCTGAAATATCGAGGTGCTTTCCATGATCACGCGCTGCGTTACGCCCGCTTCGCGAAAGCTGGCGTCAAGATAGCGCCGGAAATAGCGGGTCGGCTCCGCCAGGCAGAGCGGCAGCGTAGCGATATCCATGACGCGCAGCGTGTCGTAGGCATCCAGATCGGGAAAATGGTCGGGGTGATAAACCAGCTCGACGCCATTATCGGTGAGCGATTCCGCCTGAAAATGCAGTTCACGCAGCGTCGCCAGCTCAAAAAAGCCGATGCCGACATCCACGGTGTGGCTGTTAAGCGCCTCCAGCAGCTGATCGGCGCTGAGTACTGCGATGCGATAATCAAGCTGCGGATAACGATCGCTGACC
This DNA window, taken from Mixta gaviniae, encodes the following:
- a CDS encoding CMD domain-containing protein; the encoded protein is MEPRRYSGNSHWYHETQASYRAEQAPPLYPEAAEAEDRFLLGLQQQGDAALAPLFNHFCHTLQAGHALSLRLLPVDVTPTLTHTLTLYDRLAAALTVAQVNNIQRLCNHYAARLNPLPGPDSSRESNNRLTQMTQFARQLASQPAVIDAAALQRLDDVGLTAPDIVAICQIIGFVSCQARVAAGVQALLGLPVRWLPGLNEMIDAQAQRFAAQRAWRPRLAPLERRYASAQQLAAIDVAQKQCALKEMIWLLAWDEQALDAWCGWQMTLPPASETERLAQAVAARINGSAPCLEGYHGPYADALRQGIDAALDASRRDPLAQALIQFAAQLTRAPDRLSAAHLQPLLAQGVSQQQLFALVLHVALAGWNNRLVQALGEH
- a CDS encoding LysR family transcriptional regulator, with product MDIKQLIYLCNLERERHFGRAAEASFVSQPTLSMRLKNLERELGLSLINRSNNFDGFTAEGERVLAWAREIVSVYQGLKLEVESLKHGVNGTLRIGVVPQCSVSLPLLLKMVSDRYPQLDYRIAVLSADQLLEALNSHTVDVGIGFFELATLRELHFQAESLTDNGVELVYHPDHFPDLDAYDTLRVMDIATLPLCLAEPTRYFRRYLDASFREAGVTQRVIMESTSIFQLLQGVQVGLGCLIAPVGHLLPEMNPALHRRPLAIAPMARHAAVVIAEPGRATPLSQHFFDEVRRILSEA